CAATGGGAACGGCAAGTTTCCCTTGACTATCTGATGAACGAGAAGTTTGTCCAGTTTGCCGCGTCGGAGCCGGACGAGGAATACCCATTTACCGTCTGCGGTCAGACCGTCCTGCTCTGCAACGCCGCCCTTGCCGACGCGATCTCTGTTTTGCCGGAGCAGACGCGGGAAGAAATCCTGCGCTATTACTTTCTGCGCCAGCCGCAGCGCGT
The Ruminococcus gauvreauii genome window above contains:
- a CDS encoding sigma-70 RNA polymerase sigma factor region 4 domain-containing protein, whose protein sequence is MTDQIAYQEYIQRRYNAFCKTVIRCAALDKILKLKRQWERQVSLDYLMNEKFVQFAASEPDEEYPFTVCGQTVLLCNAALADAISVLPEQTREEILRYYFLRQPQRVIGACIGRSRSTAGRHIQLALQRLREEMGVSRYE